A window from Staphylococcus succinus encodes these proteins:
- the nusA gene encoding transcription termination factor NusA yields the protein MSSNELILATEYLEKEKKIPRAVLIDAIEAALITAYKKNYDSARNVRVELNMDEGTFKVIARKDVVEEVFDDRDEIDLSTALVRNPAYEIGDIYEEDVTPKDFGRVGAQAAKQAVMQRLRDAEREILYDEFIDKEDDIVTGLIDRVDHRYVYVNLGRTEAVLSEAERSPNESYIPNERIRVYVNKVEQTTKGPQIYVSRSHPGLLKRLFEQEVPEIFDGTVLVKSVAREAGDRSKISVHSDNPDIDAVGACVGSKGARVEAVVEELGGEKIDIVQWNEDPKIFVKNALSPSQVLQVIVDEENQSTIVVVPDYQLSLAIGKRGQNARLAAKLTGWKIDIKSESDAREAGVYPVEETMTEDTENQTNNVVEEDNVELEEQITEVPETEVITDDEENTEK from the coding sequence GTGTCAAGTAATGAACTGATATTAGCTACTGAATATTTAGAAAAAGAGAAGAAAATTCCTAGAGCAGTGTTAATCGATGCTATTGAAGCGGCATTAATTACTGCTTACAAAAAGAACTATGACAGTGCAAGAAATGTGCGTGTCGAATTAAACATGGATGAAGGTACTTTTAAAGTTATAGCTCGTAAAGATGTTGTTGAAGAAGTGTTTGATGACAGAGATGAAATAGACTTAAGTACAGCGTTAGTAAGAAATCCAGCATATGAAATTGGTGATATATATGAAGAAGATGTAACACCAAAAGATTTCGGTCGTGTAGGAGCTCAAGCAGCTAAACAAGCTGTAATGCAACGTTTACGCGATGCAGAACGTGAAATTTTGTATGATGAGTTTATTGACAAAGAAGATGACATCGTAACAGGATTAATAGACAGAGTAGACCATCGCTATGTATATGTGAATTTAGGACGTACAGAAGCGGTATTGTCAGAAGCGGAAAGAAGTCCAAATGAAAGCTATATTCCGAATGAAAGAATCAGAGTTTATGTGAATAAAGTTGAACAAACAACAAAAGGTCCGCAAATTTATGTTTCAAGAAGCCATCCAGGATTGTTGAAACGTTTATTTGAACAAGAAGTGCCAGAAATTTTTGACGGTACAGTTCTTGTTAAATCAGTAGCACGTGAAGCTGGAGATCGTTCTAAAATTAGTGTTCATTCAGATAATCCTGATATTGATGCAGTAGGCGCTTGTGTTGGTTCTAAAGGGGCCCGTGTTGAAGCAGTTGTTGAAGAACTTGGTGGAGAAAAAATCGACATCGTTCAATGGAATGAAGATCCAAAAATATTCGTAAAAAATGCTTTGAGCCCATCACAAGTATTACAAGTAATTGTTGATGAAGAAAATCAATCAACAATAGTTGTTGTACCTGATTATCAATTATCTTTAGCTATTGGTAAACGTGGTCAAAATGCACGATTAGCTGCTAAGTTAACTGGATGGAAGATAGATATTAAGTCAGAATCAGATGCTAGAGAAGCTGGTGTTTATCCAGTTGAAGAAACAATGACTGAAGATACTGAAAATCAAACAAATAATGTTGTTGAAGAAGATAATGTTGAATTGGAAGAACAAATCACTGAAGTACCAGAAACTGAAGTAATTACTGATGATGAGGAAAACACTGAAAAATAA
- a CDS encoding L7Ae/L30e/S12e/Gadd45 family ribosomal protein, with the protein MTQEQIMNFLGLAMRAGKIKTGESVILNDLKKNKLKLVIIATDASDNTIKVIQNKCESYHISLRIFGTRAELGQALGKAERVNIGITDQGFAKKLLSMIDEYRKE; encoded by the coding sequence ATGACACAAGAACAAATCATGAATTTTTTAGGTTTAGCCATGCGTGCTGGAAAAATTAAGACAGGTGAGTCAGTCATATTGAATGACTTAAAAAAAAATAAATTAAAGCTTGTAATTATTGCTACAGATGCTTCTGATAACACAATTAAAGTGATACAGAACAAATGTGAGAGCTACCATATATCATTACGTATATTTGGAACAAGAGCTGAATTAGGGCAAGCTTTAGGTAAAGCAGAACGTGTAAACATTGGAATCACTGATCAAGGCTTTGCTAAAAAGTTATTGTCAATGATAGATGAATATCGTAAGGAGTGA
- the rnpM gene encoding RNase P modulator RnpM, giving the protein MKKKKIPMRKCILSNEMYPKNDMIRVVINKDGEIFADATGKQQGRGAYVSKDVKLVEKAQQKGMLEKYFKADAETLEPVYKEIIRLIYREEIPK; this is encoded by the coding sequence ATGAAAAAGAAAAAAATTCCAATGCGTAAGTGTATACTTTCAAATGAAATGTATCCAAAGAATGACATGATACGAGTTGTTATTAACAAGGATGGCGAAATTTTTGCTGATGCAACTGGTAAACAACAAGGCCGCGGAGCGTATGTTTCAAAAGACGTTAAATTAGTTGAAAAGGCACAGCAAAAAGGTATGTTAGAGAAATATTTTAAAGCTGATGCTGAAACATTAGAGCCTGTTTATAAAGAAATTATACGTCTTATTTATCGTGAAGAGATTCCTAAATGA
- the rimP gene encoding ribosome maturation factor RimP encodes MSKITEQVEAIIQPVLDDLDFELVEVEFTKEGKDHFLRVSIDKEGGVDLNDCALASEKISEVMDAEDPIQEMYYLDVASPGAERPIKKDKDFHNAVTKPIFVSLYAPIDGAKEWLGVLQSVDDENIVLEVKEKSKTKQVEIPRSKIAKARHAVMI; translated from the coding sequence ATGAGTAAAATAACAGAGCAAGTTGAAGCAATTATTCAACCTGTCCTTGACGACTTAGATTTTGAATTAGTAGAAGTTGAGTTTACAAAAGAAGGAAAAGACCATTTTTTAAGAGTATCTATCGATAAAGAAGGCGGCGTCGATTTAAACGATTGTGCGCTTGCTTCTGAAAAGATCAGTGAAGTAATGGACGCAGAAGATCCTATTCAAGAAATGTATTACTTGGACGTTGCGTCACCTGGTGCTGAAAGACCTATTAAAAAAGATAAGGATTTTCATAATGCAGTAACGAAACCTATATTTGTCTCTTTATATGCACCTATTGATGGCGCTAAAGAATGGTTAGGTGTTTTACAGTCTGTTGATGATGAAAATATAGTTTTAGAAGTCAAAGAGAAGTCAAAAACAAAGCAAGTTGAAATTCCAAGAAGTAAAATCGCTAAAGCGCGTCATGCTGTAATGATTTAA
- the infB gene encoding translation initiation factor IF-2 encodes MSKKRIYEYAKELSIKSKVIIDELKKMNVEVSSHMQALEDDQIKTLDKIYKPEQAKQAEQSQSKTQNNQQSANNKPNNKGNQNHNNSNNNKNNKNNNSNGKNNKNNKKNNKNNKQPKQEEPKEIPSKITYQEGITVGELADKLNVDSSAIIKKLFLLGVMANINQSLDEESLELIVDEYGVELEKEIIIDEQDLSVYFEDETEDENTVERPAVVTIMGHVDHGKTTLLDSIRHTQVTAGEAGGITQHIGAYQIVNEGKKITFLDTPGHAAFTTMRARGAQVTDITILVVAADDGVMPQTIEAINHAKEANVPTIVAVNKVDKPTSNPDRVMQELTEYGLVPEDWGGDTIFVPLSALSGEGIDDLLEMIVLTSEVQELKANPSKHAVGTVIEAELDKSRGPSASLLVQNGTLNVGDALVVGNTYGRIRAMVNDLGKRITSAGPSTPVEITGINDVPQAGDRFVVFKDEKQARRIGEARHDANVLQQRQESKSVSLDNLFEQMKQGEMKDLNVIIKGDVQGSVEALAASLMKIDVEGVNVRIIHTAVGAINESDVTLANASNGIIIGFNVRPDTGAKRAAEAEGVDMRLHRVIYNVIEEIESAMKGMLDPEFEEKVIGQAEVRQTFKVSKVGTIAGSYVIDGKITRNAGVRVIRDGIVQFEGELDTLKRYKDDAKEVAQGYECGITIEKYNDLKEGDIIEAFEMVEIKR; translated from the coding sequence ATGAGTAAAAAAAGAATTTACGAATATGCCAAAGAATTAAGTATTAAGAGTAAAGTTATTATTGATGAGTTGAAAAAAATGAATGTGGAAGTATCTAGCCATATGCAAGCATTAGAAGATGATCAAATTAAAACGTTAGATAAAATCTACAAACCAGAACAAGCTAAACAAGCAGAACAATCACAATCTAAGACGCAAAACAATCAACAATCAGCAAATAATAAACCTAACAATAAAGGTAATCAAAATCATAACAACTCAAACAATAATAAAAACAACAAAAATAATAATTCAAATGGTAAAAACAACAAAAATAATAAAAAAAATAATAAAAATAATAAACAACCCAAACAAGAAGAACCAAAAGAAATTCCTTCAAAAATCACTTATCAAGAAGGCATTACAGTAGGTGAACTTGCTGACAAATTAAATGTCGATTCATCAGCTATTATTAAAAAATTATTCTTACTTGGTGTGATGGCTAATATTAACCAATCATTAGACGAAGAATCATTAGAATTAATCGTTGATGAATATGGTGTAGAACTTGAAAAAGAAATTATTATAGATGAACAAGATTTATCTGTATATTTTGAAGACGAAACTGAAGATGAAAATACGGTAGAACGTCCAGCAGTTGTTACAATTATGGGACACGTTGACCATGGTAAAACAACATTATTAGATTCAATTCGTCATACTCAAGTAACAGCTGGAGAAGCTGGTGGTATCACACAACATATTGGTGCGTACCAAATTGTGAATGAAGGTAAAAAAATTACTTTCCTTGATACACCAGGCCATGCAGCATTCACTACAATGCGTGCACGTGGCGCGCAAGTTACAGATATTACAATTTTAGTAGTAGCAGCTGATGACGGTGTGATGCCTCAAACAATCGAAGCAATCAACCATGCTAAAGAAGCAAATGTTCCGACAATTGTAGCTGTCAATAAAGTTGATAAACCAACTTCAAATCCAGACCGTGTTATGCAAGAGTTAACTGAATATGGTTTAGTTCCTGAAGATTGGGGCGGCGATACAATATTTGTACCACTATCTGCTTTAAGTGGAGAAGGTATTGATGATTTATTAGAAATGATTGTACTAACTTCAGAAGTACAAGAATTAAAAGCTAATCCAAGTAAACATGCTGTAGGTACAGTTATTGAAGCTGAGTTGGATAAATCACGTGGACCATCTGCTTCATTATTAGTACAAAATGGTACGTTAAACGTAGGCGATGCACTTGTAGTCGGTAATACTTATGGTAGAATCCGTGCAATGGTAAATGACTTAGGTAAACGTATTACATCTGCTGGCCCATCAACACCAGTTGAAATTACAGGTATTAATGATGTACCTCAAGCCGGCGATCGCTTTGTTGTTTTCAAAGATGAGAAACAAGCACGACGCATTGGGGAAGCACGTCATGATGCAAATGTATTGCAACAACGTCAAGAAAGTAAGAGTGTTTCTTTAGATAACTTGTTTGAACAAATGAAACAAGGTGAAATGAAAGATTTAAACGTTATTATCAAAGGTGATGTACAAGGTTCAGTAGAAGCACTTGCAGCATCTCTTATGAAAATCGATGTTGAAGGTGTAAATGTACGTATTATTCATACTGCAGTTGGTGCCATCAATGAATCAGACGTGACATTAGCAAATGCATCGAATGGTATTATTATTGGATTTAACGTACGTCCTGATACGGGTGCTAAACGCGCAGCTGAAGCTGAAGGCGTTGATATGAGATTACATCGAGTGATTTATAATGTAATTGAAGAAATAGAATCCGCGATGAAAGGTATGCTTGATCCAGAATTCGAAGAAAAAGTTATTGGACAAGCTGAAGTACGTCAAACATTCAAAGTTTCTAAAGTGGGTACAATAGCAGGTAGTTACGTTATTGATGGAAAAATCACTAGAAATGCCGGCGTACGTGTAATTAGAGACGGTATAGTGCAATTTGAAGGTGAATTAGACACATTAAAACGTTATAAAGACGATGCTAAAGAAGTAGCTCAAGGTTATGAATGTGGTATTACAATTGAAAAATACAATGA